GGGTCTTGTTTTAGAACATGGGGAGCAGTTTTATGTCGGGTATAAAACAAGGATGCCTTTTACTGGCAGCGGCCATGCTCTGTGGAATTGGAGGAGCATTTGCGCAGAGTGCCACTGTCAAAGCGCATGTCGTAATCGAGAGTCATAAGCATGCCTCGCAGGCTCCTCCGCAGGATTCAAACGCGGTCGTGTGGCTTACCCCGGCAGATGGCTGGACGGATTCACTGCCACGGGCGGTAAATGCCGGGCCCCGGCCTCAGCTTGTTCAGAAGAACAAGCAATTCACTCCCCACGTGACGGCGGTGGAAGTCGGCTCTGTTGTGGACTTTCCGAACCATGACCCCTTTTTTCACAACGTCTTTTCCCTGTTCAACGGCAAACGGTTTGACCTGGGGCTCTACGAGGCAGGCTCAACCCGCAGCGTGCACTTTGACCGTGCCGGCATTTGCTACATCTTCTGCAACATTCACCCTCAAATGAGCGCGATCGTGGTGGTGGTTGATACGCCGTATTTTGCCGTCACGAACAAGCTGGGTGACGTCGCGATTTCTAATGTTCCTCCCGGCGAATACAAGATGGGCCTGTGGGATGACCATTGCACGCCGGAGGACCTGAAAGAGGCCTCTCGCAAGGTCACGGTTGGGAAAGACACTTCCTCTCTCGGAACAATCCGGCTGCAACGGTCCAGGGAGTTGGTGATGGTCCACCCCAATAAGTACGGCAGAAAGTACGATCCGCAAGTGTTTTCCAGCCCGGTTTACTCCCAGCCCTGATGCCACTATAGGCGGGCGCGTCTTTCAACTAGCGGAGCAGCCGCTCGATTCAACTGGATTGAATTAAACAAGCAGCCCAAGGGCTTCCAGAAGCACCGCGGCGCCAGCAACGGCCAGCATGCCTCCTCCAATCGTGTGCTGCCACGCCCTGGACCGCAGGTTCTGTTCGAGGGAGTTCTCCGACTTGTCCGAAATCAAGAAGGTCGAATCGTTCTGGCCCTGCGTGATCAGCTGCCGGTCGAACTCATTGCTGGCATCGCGATTGATGGCGCAGTTCCCTGTGATGTCGTACTCGCTATCGGGAACTACGCAATACTCAGTGAGGCGATAGTCGCCCGGTGCGGCGTCGGTCGCCATCTGGTCAAGCTGGCCAAGGGGAAGCAGACCACGGAGGAACCCGAGCGTTCTGCCGGGACGGTGGCGCTCCCGCTGCCGCGAGCCCGCCTCGAGCGACGAAGCCAGGTCCGTGCCCTGAAAGGCCGCCGAATTGATTCCTTCCGACACTCGCGCGACGTATCTTCGCAGTTCCGAATCCGGCGTGGGCACCCCCGGAGGCCTGGCTGCCGGCGCATCGGAGCGCCACGGAGCGTCCAGCGGGACGATGTCGAGATTGCTGATCTCGCATTGATAGGATTGCTCCAGATCAAATTCTGCACCCTGGGGGTTGACCAACACCTTGCCGGTCTCGTCCTCCAGGTAAAAACCAACCGAGCCCGCGTCCGTCAAGTAATGACCCCAGCGACCCTGGCCCTGCCGCCCGGCCTGAAACCGATCAATGTCCACCTTGTAAAGAAAGCAAGTCTGGTTGGAAACAGGGCTCAGCAGCGTCTTCTCGCCAACTGCCCTGCCATGGATCTGCACGCGGCCCATGGCAACACTGCGAATAGGCACCAGCGGAGTATCCGCGATCACCTTGTACTCACGGAAGATGCCGAACCCTTTGAAAAACCAGTAGAGCCCCAGAATGAACCCGATGATGCCGAACAATCCTCGTTGGGCGGGTGGAAAAGTCTGCTTCGACTCTGGATAGCAGTGTGGATGGAAGTGCAGGGGAAACTGCATGAACCCAAGGTCAGCGGTCACCGTGTAGTTCACGTCAACTCGAGTGCCGGACGGATCGTATTCCACCTGGATATCGTCGCGTTGGACCGGCAGACCCCTCGCCTGCGCATCCCGATAGATTGCCTCCTGCAGACCTCCCACATATCTCTCATCCTCGCCCAGGATGCGCGTCTGCGATCTTACGTCTCCCTCGAATACAGAGTTTGAAAGGTAAAACGGGAAAACCTTCCAACCCACGTAAAGGGCCGCCAACGCGGCCACCACCGCAAGGGCTTTCAGAAGAGAGCCTGCAACCTCTGAGTCACTCTGCATGGGATCCTTGGCGGACCGGATCTCCCGGGGGCCGTAGCTTCGTCGCAGCCCGCCCCGGTGGCCGGCCGCGCGCGCAGCCACCGTGAAGACAGAATAAGGATATAACCCGCCCGAGGATCAAAAGCAAGCGCAGTAGCCGAAGGCTGTATTGGAGGCAAGTATTACCCGGCGTGCAGCCCTTCTGCAAAAATCCGTATCGGGTGTGCGAAGGACCATCAGACGGCGCCAAAGGGCGCCTGCTCAACCCCACTCGTGTGGCCTAAAACGCCGATGCCAACCCGGCATTGAAGTTCGTCAGGTGCGGGTTCCGCCATTCCCAAACCCTGCCTGGGCAAGGTCTGGGAATGTTGGGTGTCAGGTTGCTGAGGGGATCTTTCAAGCCGACTGGCCGAAGCTTGCAGCCATTTCTTCTACCGGCGCCGGCTTTCCGCGGAAACCTGCATTATCGACGCCGAAGTTGCGGATCTTATACTGCAAAGCCCGGACACTGATGTGCAAGATGCGGGCGGCTTCAGTACGGTTCCCGCCCGTCATTGCCAGGGCGCGGGTAATGGCCATTTTCTCCGCTCCCTCTTTCAGGCGGCGGACTTCTTCTTTCAGGTCGCCTGGCTGGGACGCGGGTTGGGTGGCAACGGGCTGAGCGACGGGCACAGGTCCGGCGCTGTAGGCCGTGACATCCTGCTGCAACTGCCGCAAGGCCTGCGTCTCATCGCCGATAATCAGATAGCGGCGTACAAAGTTCTCAAGTTCGCGGATGTTGCCCGGCCAAGGATATTCCATGCAAGCGGCGAGCAGCGTGTTCGACACCGGCAGGGGCGGACGGTCAATCTGGTTGGACCAGTACTCAATAAAGTGCTCGAGCAGCGCCGGGATGTCTTCCCGCCGTTCCCTCAGGGGCGGCAGGCAGATGGTGTAGACGTTCAGCCGGTAGTAAAGATCGCGGCGGAAGGTCCCAGCGGCAATCGCCTGGGAAATCGTGGTGTTAGTGGCAGCGATAACCCTCACGTCCACCTGGGTTGACGTGTAGCTGCCCAGCCTGCAAAATTCTCCGTCCTGGAGCACATGGAGGAGTTTTGCCTGAAGGCCGATCGGCATCTCGGCAATTTCGTCCAGGAAGATCGTCCCTCGATGGCAGGCCTCAAACTTGCCGGTCTTAGCCTTGCTGGCTCCCGTGAAGGCCCCGGCCTCATAGCCGAAAAGTTCGCTCTCAAGAAGCTCCGAAGGCAGCGCCGCGCAGTTGATTTTCATGAAGCATTCGGCGGAACGGCTGGACAATTCGTGGATCATGTTCGCCACGATGCCTTTGCCGGTACCGCTCTCGCCCAAAAGCAGCACCGGAATGTCAAATTCAGCGATCTGGCGGATCTGGCCGAGGATGTCCTTCATCACCGAGCTCTCAGCAACAAAACCTGATTTAACGTTTCCGGTCACGGTTTGCGGTCGCGATTCATACTGTTTTGCGCGGTATGTCAGTCCATCAATCGATCTCACTACGTTGGTCACCGTCAGCCTCCTGTTGGGTCTTTCCTGGCCTGCAATTGGCTCAAAGCTCCCATCGCCCTCCGGCTATAGAATGCCAAGAACCGCTGTGCAATCATCATGGTATGTGCACACAAGTACATTCACAATTGGGCGATCACAGGAATTGATGCGGGGAAACAATGGAAAGGACTCAGGAAATGACCTGTAAATCACAGAGTTAATATCTCAGGGTTGCGCCAGCCCGCGCCGTATGGCGTAGCGGACCAGGTCCGCTACGCTGTGCAAATTGAGCTTGTGCATGATGTTGCTGCGGTGCGAATCCGCGGTCTTGGCGCTGACGGCCAGCGTCACCGCAATTTCTTTGGTTGTCTTTCCCTCCGCCACGAGTTGGAGGACCTGGATCTCACGGCGCGTCAGCGATTCGGTTTCCCCCATGTTTTGCTGAAGGTAGGCCTCGACCACCGTCTGGGAAATTCCAGGACTAAGATAAATCCTGCCGTTGAGGATCTCCCGCACCGCCTCCACCAACTCGCTCGTCGCCCGTGACTTGAGGACGTAACCGCGGGCGCCCGACCGCAGGGCTTCCAGAATGTATCGGTGCTCCGTGTGCACCGTCAGCAGGAGCAGCTTGGCGGAAGGTACGGCCCTTCGAATCTGTGCCGCTGCTTCGATGCCGGTCATCACCGGCATGCTGACGTCCATCACCACCAGATCAGGCTGCAGATCCAGCGCCTGCGCAACGGCCTGGGCGCCATCGGAAGCTTCTCCGACAATTTCAAACCCTTCCCGATTCAGAAGGGTCTTCAGGCCCTGCAATACAATTTGGTGGTCATCCGCCACCAGTACGCGGATGGGGTGGACGACGGCTTTGGAAAGTTGGGTTGAGAAGTCGCTTGATTGAGTGGTACCGATCACCAGGGCCTCCGGCTGAGGGACGGTGTGGTTTTCCGGCAACTTGAGTTAAGAACCCGCAGTAGAATCGGAATTTGTCCCTGACTAGCGAATCGAGAATAGAACTAAAGTTGGGGTAGTACAATCCATTGAAATCCTCAAATATCGTTAGGTAAATCACCCGATGATAACCAGATGGTTATCCCAGCCACATCAGGCGCCAGTGATAAAACTTTGCAGATAATGCTGCAAAGCTTTGCAAACACTGATGGGAAAGGGCCGGAGCAGAGGGAAAAGGAGGGTTGTCTGTGCGCCTCTCGTTGGCAGGAAGTCTGTTAGAAAGCTTAGGATGCGAGACTAAGTGTCGTTACAGGAAGATCGTAGCGTGATGCCATGTAAATTCCCAGTATCGGCTCCTGATTTGACCGGTACCTGATCAGGTGGGCTGGCCCCGAAGCAAACCACTTTCGGTGCTGTGACCGCAAGACCGTGGACCAGCCCAACTCTTCGGGCGCCGCCCGCGCTCAGTCTGCCTCTTTTCGTAAATGATATCTCGGATTCACCCCAGGCTCCGAAAATGGAGTAGCCGCTTAATACCCATTCCAATCGTGCTGGATAAACTCTCAACCGAGTAATGCTTGCGACCAGGTCTGGATTATGATAAAAATTTAATTGTTGTGGGGAAAAGGGGCGAGACCTCGCTGGGGAATATTCGGGTCTACGAGGTCACAGTAATTGGGAGCAAAAGTAGCGCTTAAGAGACGACCCTTAGGCCAAGGGGGGGCTTTCGCCCACACTGAAGGTCCGACCCCTGGTGGCGGAAATAGCGGCCAGCAGGGCGGGACAGCGTCCTCGGCGCCCCGCTTCGGCTTGCTGGGCCTGTCAGAGGAAGAACGCAAGCGCCGGCGCCTGGTAATGGGCGTCACCCCGTTTGCGGAGGCCGCAGCCGTTGCTGTGATGCTCTGGGCGCTG
This portion of the Terriglobia bacterium genome encodes:
- a CDS encoding sigma 54-interacting transcriptional regulator, which produces MTNVVRSIDGLTYRAKQYESRPQTVTGNVKSGFVAESSVMKDILGQIRQIAEFDIPVLLLGESGTGKGIVANMIHELSSRSAECFMKINCAALPSELLESELFGYEAGAFTGASKAKTGKFEACHRGTIFLDEIAEMPIGLQAKLLHVLQDGEFCRLGSYTSTQVDVRVIAATNTTISQAIAAGTFRRDLYYRLNVYTICLPPLRERREDIPALLEHFIEYWSNQIDRPPLPVSNTLLAACMEYPWPGNIRELENFVRRYLIIGDETQALRQLQQDVTAYSAGPVPVAQPVATQPASQPGDLKEEVRRLKEGAEKMAITRALAMTGGNRTEAARILHISVRALQYKIRNFGVDNAGFRGKPAPVEEMAASFGQSA
- a CDS encoding response regulator transcription factor, which codes for MIGTTQSSDFSTQLSKAVVHPIRVLVADDHQIVLQGLKTLLNREGFEIVGEASDGAQAVAQALDLQPDLVVMDVSMPVMTGIEAAAQIRRAVPSAKLLLLTVHTEHRYILEALRSGARGYVLKSRATSELVEAVREILNGRIYLSPGISQTVVEAYLQQNMGETESLTRREIQVLQLVAEGKTTKEIAVTLAVSAKTADSHRSNIMHKLNLHSVADLVRYAIRRGLAQP